From the Rhodoferax sp. WC2427 genome, one window contains:
- a CDS encoding ABC transporter ATP-binding protein, whose product MQNASSTPKLQVEDLHIRFATPDGPMHAVRGVSFNLSREKLAIVGESGSGKSTVGRALLKLHPRSAKIEARKLAFDGIDLLDASPKTMQDIRGKRMSMIMQDPKYSLNPVVRVGQQIAEAYLAHNKVPRAEAVERALAMLESVRIREPQRVFNLYPHEVSGGMGQRIMIAMMLITEPEILIADEPTSALDVSVRLQVLAVLDDLVGQRGLGLVFISHDLNLVRHFCDRVLVMYAGRVVESIAAADLDNAQHPYTRGLLSALPSLDQRRARLPVLQRDPTWLTA is encoded by the coding sequence ATGCAAAACGCTTCTTCTACCCCCAAGTTGCAAGTCGAAGACCTGCACATCCGCTTCGCCACCCCCGACGGCCCCATGCACGCCGTGCGCGGCGTGTCGTTCAACCTGTCGCGGGAAAAGCTGGCCATCGTGGGCGAATCCGGCTCCGGCAAATCCACCGTGGGCCGGGCCCTGCTCAAGCTGCACCCGCGCAGTGCCAAGATCGAAGCGCGCAAGCTGGCCTTCGACGGCATCGACCTGCTGGACGCCAGCCCCAAGACCATGCAGGACATCCGGGGCAAGCGCATGTCGATGATCATGCAAGACCCCAAGTACTCGCTGAACCCGGTGGTGCGCGTGGGCCAGCAGATCGCCGAGGCCTACCTGGCGCACAACAAGGTGCCGCGGGCCGAGGCCGTTGAGCGCGCCCTGGCCATGCTGGAGTCGGTGCGCATCCGCGAGCCGCAGCGGGTGTTCAACCTGTACCCGCACGAGGTCTCGGGCGGCATGGGCCAGCGCATCATGATTGCCATGATGCTCATCACCGAGCCCGAGATCCTGATTGCCGATGAACCCACCTCGGCCCTGGACGTGTCGGTGCGCCTGCAGGTGCTGGCCGTACTGGACGACCTGGTGGGCCAGCGCGGCCTGGGCCTGGTGTTCATCAGCCACGACCTGAACCTGGTGCGGCATTTTTGCGACCGCGTGCTGGTGATGTACGCCGGGCGGGTGGTGGAAAGCATTGCCGCCGCCGACCTGGACAACGCCCAGCACCCCTACACCCGGGGCCTGCTCAGCGCCCTGCCCAGCCTGGACCAGCGCCGTGCGCGCCTGCCCGTGCTGCAACGCGACCCCACCTGGCTCACTGCCTAA
- a CDS encoding ABC transporter ATP-binding protein — MIDVNALHLAFGSVNVLNNVNLQVREGQSFGLVGESGSGKTTVLRCLAGQYTHWEGNLQIAGRALGHKLDRVQKLAQCRGVQMVFQDPYGSLHPRHTIHTVLAEPLRIHGMDQERDRIESILTKVGLNSSFRFRYPHQLSGGQRQRVAIARALILEPRVLLLDEPTSALDVSVQAEILNLLADLRERDGLTYLMVTHDLGVVAHLCDQVAVMQHGSIVESLGTDALCNNAAQHPYTRMLVDSSRSYSRDMAEATVAAV; from the coding sequence ATGATCGATGTCAACGCCCTGCACCTGGCCTTCGGGTCCGTCAACGTGCTCAACAACGTCAACCTGCAGGTGCGCGAGGGCCAGTCCTTTGGGCTGGTGGGCGAATCGGGCTCGGGCAAAACCACGGTGCTGCGCTGCCTGGCCGGGCAGTACACCCACTGGGAAGGCAACTTGCAGATTGCAGGCCGCGCCCTGGGCCACAAGCTGGACCGCGTCCAAAAACTGGCCCAATGCCGCGGCGTGCAAATGGTGTTCCAGGACCCCTACGGTTCGCTGCACCCGCGCCACACCATCCACACCGTGCTGGCCGAGCCGCTGCGCATCCATGGCATGGACCAGGAGCGCGACCGCATCGAAAGCATCCTCACCAAGGTGGGCCTGAACAGCAGCTTCCGCTTCCGCTACCCGCACCAGCTCTCGGGCGGCCAGCGCCAGCGCGTGGCGATTGCCCGCGCCCTGATCCTGGAGCCCCGCGTGCTGCTGCTGGACGAACCCACCTCGGCCCTCGACGTGTCGGTGCAGGCCGAAATCTTGAACCTGCTGGCCGACCTGCGCGAGCGCGACGGCCTCACCTACTTGATGGTGACCCACGACCTGGGCGTGGTGGCCCACCTGTGCGACCAGGTGGCGGTAATGCAGCACGGCAGCATTGTGGAGAGCCTGGGTACCGACGCCCTGTGCAACAACGCTGCCCAGCACCCCTACACCCGCATGCTGGTGGATTCGAGCCGCTCGTACAGCCGTGACATGGCCGAGGCCACCGTCGCGGCGGTTTAG